One Ranitomeya imitator isolate aRanImi1 chromosome 4, aRanImi1.pri, whole genome shotgun sequence genomic window, aacagcgacgctgcagcgatcggcttgctgtctatatcgctgcagcgtcgctgagtgtaacggtacctttagttgatTCCTGCATAACCACTTcctccttgggcatgcgcagttcgtCTTTTAAGCTGGGTCAAAGTGAGTGATGTCAGAGAAGTATGACAAGATCCAGCCCACAATTACTACAGTCACAATGCGAGCAAGCATTACAAATGGTTTTCATGACAAATGCAAAAAGTTATAAACACCAGTGTTTAAAAGCTGTAAATATAAAAACTTTTAAAATCATTGTCACATATTATATAATTAAAAGCATATGAAatctttttaaaaaatgtaaaacattaatgctttttatttttttacttttttcagaaaAATCCCTTTTAAGTACTCCAAATGCTTATGATACTGCTGCATGCCATCATAACCCTTGACAGGCACCATTTTCCATTACAGCTAATAGATGgccacatacagacacatgtagcaTAAACATCTCATGACAGAATGCCCCAATATTATGTTTTCAAAGCTGTTTAACTCACATTACACATCTTGGATATGTTGAGTCAAGAGAAAAGCTAGATATATAAACTGGAAATACGTTCTAAAGCTGTGTTATTTAGCTCATTAAGTAATTACAGTTAGAGTGAAAAAGTCATCTCTATGTAGCGCCCCATCCCAATAACAACAGAATGCACAAAAATGTCATATATCATGTCAACTTAAGCTCATACTTTAAGACACTAAAACAGCCATTGGCATAGAGCCAGATAGAATATGAATCATGTCTTTAGGACATTCATAGCACTGCTAGCAGCAAGCCTCTCAATGGGAAAAATAGCTGACTTTGAAGTAAAAATTAATATTAATGTTAATATGCAAATTATTTTTCCTTGATACAAACATATTCCTATAAATAACATGGTTGGAATTAAACTTCTTCTTTTCCAAACACATATGTTCTATTTTCTGAATTCAGTAAATTCTCCTAAAAGAATCTAGAGATACATATTAGTCAAAACTATTAAAAGAGCAGATTTCAGATGAATATGAATTATTTGATTGAGACTTTATGTTTAGGTTTTATGCAAGATTTATTTCAGGGAACTGTCAGCTAGAAATCTATGGGTAGCCTGTTGTAGAGCAGGAGGAACTGAACAGATTGATACAAAGGTTTCATGATTCTTGGGTTAGAAGTCAAGTGGGTTGTCCTAATCATTGACTGACAGCCTTAACAGACCAAGTGTACAAAAGAGCTGTCAATCACTATTTAGGGCCACCTATTTAACTGAAGCAAAACTAACAGGGATTTTGATTAATTAAAAAAAGCAAATTCTACCAAATATTTTaccacaaaactattttttttacgtATTCAGCCTGCTGGCCGATCAGACAGCCTATatccaatgtaacatagtaacatagtaacatagtaacatagttagtaaggccgacaaaagacatttgtccatccagttcagcctatattccatcataataaatccccagatctacgtccttctacagaacctaattgtatgatacaatattgttctgctccaggaagacatccaggcctctcttgaacccctcgactgagttcgccatcaccacctcctcaggcaagcaattccagattctcactgccctaacagtaaagaatcctcttctatgttggtggaaaaaccttctcttctccatacgcaaagaatgcccccttgtgcccgtcaccttccttggtataaacagatcctcagcgagatatttgtattgtctccttatatacttatacatggttattagatcgcccctcagtcgtcttttttctagactaaataatcctaatttcgctgatctatctgggtattgtagttctcccatcccctttattaattttgttgccctcctttgtactctctctagttccattatatccttcctgagcaccggtgcccaaaactggacacagtactccatgtgcggtctaactagggatttgtacagaggcagtataatgctctcatcatgtgtatccagacctcttttaatgcactccatgatcctgtttgccttggcagctgctgcctggcactggctgctccaggtaagtttatcattaactaggatccccaagtccttctccctgtcagatttacccagtggtttcccattcagtgtgtaatggtgatattgattccttcttcccatgtgtataaccttacatttatcattgttaaacctcatctgccacctttcagcccaagtttccaacttatccagatccatctgtagcagaatactatcttctcttgtattaactgctttacatagttttatatcATGTGATAGTTTCATTTTACATTAGGACATGTTAAACACAATGGTCAATGCTCCTCACCTGAATCACATCGCTGAAGTCGCTATTTATTGAGAATGACTCTTCATCATTCAGTATGTCCTTCAGCTGAGGGAAATCCAAGGGCCTTAAGAAAGTGAAATCAGTTCTTTCCAATGCTGGTGAAATACAGGTACTATAACATTGATTTGTAGGACGAGTCAAAGTCTTAACCTCCATGTATTTTAAGGTACCATCTGAATTGAGATGAAGCGTTGGCTGATGGGGACATTGCAAGTCATTAACTTCAGAGCCACCAAAGCATGTACTGGAGCTTTGGTCATTATTTGTCCTTATGCATCTTATTGTCAGAACAATGAATGTGATGATTGCTACTGTACTGACAGCAGCAAGTGAAATTATTAAATataatgttatgtctgatggctCATTGTGAGCTGTCTGATAATCTTGTGACTTAGGAGTTTCATCATGTATCACCTCTTCGAAGGAAACATAGATTGTAGCTGTGCTTGATAAGGCTGGATTTCCATTGTCTTTAACCAAAACCAGAATGGTGTACAAGCTTTCATCAGACTCAAGCAAACGTCTCATCATTCTTATCTCCCCTGTATGTGCAGCTATTTTAAACATGGAAGGATCCGATGAATCTAAAATGCTATATGAAAGCCATGCGTTATAACCTGAATCTGCATCTACTGCTGTTATTTTGGTGATCAAGTATCCTGCAGATGCAGGACGAGGTATTCTCTGATGCTCAATGGCCTCTCTAGTCAAAACTGGGTATAGGATTTTTGGATAATTATCATTTTGatctaatataaatatataaagggTGGCATTTGACTTTAATTTTGGAGACCCTTGATCTTCTACAAAAACCTTAACTTCTAAAAGTTGTATATGCTCATAATTGAAAGAACGCTGAGCATAAACTTTGCCATTGCTTTCACTTACATATATGTAAGAAGATATTGGAGAACCTGCAATATAAGTTTCTGATACAGAAAACCTTAGTTGGGAATTTTCTCCTTCATCTGCATCTGTAGCAAACAAAGTGCAAAGTAAAATTCCAGGAACATTATTCTCATATATGTAGGCATTGAAATAATGATGTGAAAAGATGGGAGGATTATCATTGACATCGGAGATATTGAGCACAATTGTCCTCTTTGTATTCATTGGTGGCAAGCCTAAATCAGTGGCGACTAAGTATATGGTATACTGAGGCTTAATTTCCCTATCTAAAACACCATCTGTGATCAAAGAATAGTGATTTTCAAATGATTTAAATTTAAAAGGAATCCCTGGTGATATTTCGACTTGCACTTCTCCATTTTTCCCTGAATCACGATCAATAATATTAAACAGTCCAACTACTGTGCCAATAGGAGTATTTTCTGGAATTGAGTTTTCGAGTGAAGTCACATACACTTCAGGAGGATTATCATTGGAATCTTCAATTTCTACTTGAATGACGCAATGTCCTTCCATAACTGGAACACCTTTATCTCTTGCCCTTACATAGAGTTCATAGAAACTAGATTCTTCAAAATCAATATGTCCCTGAACATGAATCTCTCCAGAATGTGGGTCAAGCTTAAACAATTTCCCTGCTGAATTCAGGCTGTGGTCTTCAAGAGAATACTCAATATCACCATTAGGACCCCCATCCAGATCAGTAGCATTAAGTTTAATTAATAATGTCCCAGGCATAATATTTTCTATTACACTAATCTTGTACACAGGCTGATCAAATGTTGGAGGGTTATCATTGTTATCTAAGACGTGCACAGTTATTTTTGTTGTCCCTGATCTCTCCGGATGACCACCATCTAAAGCAGATAATATAAGGTGATGTTCTGCTATCTCTTCTCTGTCTAA contains:
- the LOC138675454 gene encoding protocadherin gamma-C5-like isoform X36 produces the protein MDLKKKWNAWKWQVFYVFSLGYLGRVCAQLHYTIVEESEPGTIVGNVARDLGLNAEQIFDRRLRLGSEESRRYFILNLETGDLLLNEKIDRESLCGLSSSCLLPVELIIEKPLELFRLFIEVLDINDNSPHFINNERLIKIAELAAPGLRFPLENAIDLDVGTNAVSSYEMSPSQYFSLNVKKLKDGKLFPELVLENALDREEIAEHHLILSALDGGHPERSGTTKITVHVLDNNDNPPTFDQPVYKISVIENIMPGTLLIKLNATDLDGGPNGDIEYSLEDHSLNSAGKLFKLDPHSGEIHVQGHIDFEESSFYELYVRARDKGVPVMEGHCVIQVEIEDSNDNPPEVYVTSLENSIPENTPIGTVVGLFNIIDRDSGKNGEVQVEISPGIPFKFKSFENHYSLITDGVLDREIKPQYTIYLVATDLGLPPMNTKRTIVLNISDVNDNPPIFSHHYFNAYIYENNVPGILLCTLFATDADEGENSQLRFSVSETYIAGSPISSYIYVSESNGKVYAQRSFNYEHIQLLEVKVFVEDQGSPKLKSNATLYIFILDQNDNYPKILYPVLTREAIEHQRIPRPASAGYLITKITAVDADSGYNAWLSYSILDSSDPSMFKIAAHTGEIRMMRRLLESDESLYTILVLVKDNGNPALSSTATIYVSFEEVIHDETPKSQDYQTAHNEPSDITLYLIISLAAVSTVAIITFIVLTIRCIRTNNDQSSSTCFGGSEVNDLQCPHQPTLHLNSDGTLKYMEVKTLTRPTNQCYSTCISPALERTDFTFLRPLDFPQLKDILNDEESFSINSDFSDVIQAQPNAEWRFSQAQRPGPSGAQPTEEAGVWPNNQFETERLQAMILASANEAAEGTSGLGGGTGTMGLSARYGPQFTLQHVPDYRQNVYIPGSTLTPTNAGGKRDGKGGGNKKKSGKKDKK
- the LOC138675454 gene encoding protocadherin gamma-C5-like isoform X31, whose product is MDLKKKWNAWKWQVFYVFSLGYLGRVCAQLHYTIVEESEPGTIVGNVARDLGLNAEQIFDRRLRLGSEESRRYFILNLETGDLLLNEKIDRESLCGLSSSCLLPVELIIEKPLELFRLFIEVLDINDNSPHFINNERLIKIAELAAPGLRFPLENAIDLDVGTNAVSSYEMSPSQYFSLNVKKLKDGKLFPELVLENALDREEIAEHHLILSALDGGHPERSGTTKITVHVLDNNDNPPTFDQPVYKISVIENIMPGTLLIKLNATDLDGGPNGDIEYSLEDHSLNSAGKLFKLDPHSGEIHVQGHIDFEESSFYELYVRARDKGVPVMEGHCVIQVEIEDSNDNPPEVYVTSLENSIPENTPIGTVVGLFNIIDRDSGKNGEVQVEISPGIPFKFKSFENHYSLITDGVLDREIKPQYTIYLVATDLGLPPMNTKRTIVLNISDVNDNPPIFSHHYFNAYIYENNVPGILLCTLFATDADEGENSQLRFSVSETYIAGSPISSYIYVSESNGKVYAQRSFNYEHIQLLEVKVFVEDQGSPKLKSNATLYIFILDQNDNYPKILYPVLTREAIEHQRIPRPASAGYLITKITAVDADSGYNAWLSYSILDSSDPSMFKIAAHTGEIRMMRRLLESDESLYTILVLVKDNGNPALSSTATIYVSFEEVIHDETPKSQDYQTAHNEPSDITLYLIISLAAVSTVAIITFIVLTIRCIRTNNDQSSSTCFGGSEVNDLQCPHQPTLHLNSDGTLKYMEVKTLTRPTNQCYSTCISPALERTDFTFLRPLDFPQLKDILNDEESFSINSDFSDVIQQAQPNAEWRFSQAQRPGPSGAQPTEEAGVWPNNQFETERLQAMILASANEAAEGTSGLGGGTGTMGLSARYGPQFTLQHVPDYRQNVYIPGSTLTPTNAGGKRDGKGGGNKKKSGKKDKK